The window TTTGTTCCTAGACTCAACCCATGGCAGAAACAGAATGGAGAAACCAAACGACCGTCACAGAATTAATCCTCCTGGCATTCGGGGATCTCCCTGACCTTCAAATTCTTCTGTTTCTAATGTTCCTAGTGATCTATATTGTAACCGTGGCTGGGAACACTCTCATTGTGGTGCTTGTTGTGACTGACCAGCACCTTcacactcccatgtacttcttcctgggcaaCTTGTCCTACTTAGAGACTTGCTATACCTCGACCTTCCTCCCCAGGTTACTGGCAAGTCTCCTGACTGGGAACAGAACCATCTCATTCACTGGCTGCTTCACACAACTGTATTTCTTTGGTTCTCTGGCAGCTACAGAATGCTATCTCCTAGCAGcaatgtcttatgatcggtatttagccATATGTAAACCCCTGCACTATTCAACTCTTATGAATAACAGGTTTTGCCTCCAGTTGGCTGCTGGATCATGGTTGAATGGTTGTTTGTCTACTGCCATCTTTATATTATTCATGTCACCATTAATATTCTGTGGCCCGAATGAAATTGACCACTTCTATTGTGACCCCATCCCATTGAtaaaactctcctgcagtgacacacaCCTGATCATATTGATAGATTTCATACTAGCCTGTGTATTCACCCTGCCTCCATTCCTACTAACCCTGACATCCTATGTGTGTATCATTTCCACCATCATGAAAATCCCATCCACCAGTGGGAGGCAGAAGacattttccacctgctcctctcacctcatcgtggtgacaattttctatggcACAATAATGATTGTCTACATGCTACCGAAACTTGATAAACTTAGAGACCTGAAGAAAGTGCTCTCTCTTTGctacacagtcctgactcccctggtaaaccccctcatctacagcctgagaaacagagaggtcaaggaagcCTTGTGCAAAACAGTCAGTAAATGTGGCTTTCACAAAAACACGCAGAGACTTCGAGATAATAAATTAGcctgaggttttcaaagctgtCTGGGTGATTTAAGCAATCAGCCCCCATTAAAATTAAGTTGAAAAATCCCATTGAAAAATCTGAGCACTAAAATGAAAAAGAATGGGAGATGATCTGCATAGAGTTACAAAGACAGTTTTTGTGGTCCCTCGCTGTATCCATATAACACAACTTATAGGAAATTGCCATTGCGGACAGCTCTGTCACTCTCTCATGTTCAGCACTGATACACACTGTATTATGGGATTTTTCTCCATGGTGTTGGCAGTTCACCCTATGTGAGAAGGGTTTATAGTGTCCGAAACTGCACAGAGCAAACATTGTGTAAGGCACAAAATCCACTAA is drawn from Gopherus flavomarginatus isolate rGopFla2 chromosome 12 unlocalized genomic scaffold, rGopFla2.mat.asm SUPER_12_unloc_4, whole genome shotgun sequence and contains these coding sequences:
- the LOC127040984 gene encoding olfactory receptor 6B1-like, encoding MAETEWRNQTTVTELILLAFGDLPDLQILLFLMFLVIYIVTVAGNTLIVVLVVTDQHLHTPMYFFLGNLSYLETCYTSTFLPRLLASLLTGNRTISFTGCFTQLYFFGSLAATECYLLAAMSYDRYLAICKPLHYSTLMNNRFCLQLAAGSWLNGCLSTAIFILFMSPLIFCGPNEIDHFYCDPIPLIKLSCSDTHLIILIDFILACVFTLPPFLLTLTSYVCIISTIMKIPSTSGRQKTFSTCSSHLIVVTIFYGTIMIVYMLPKLDKLRDLKKVLSLCYTVLTPLVNPLIYSLRNREVKEALCKTVSKCGFHKNTQRLRDNKLA